GGATCGATGCAAGTTAATGGCGGATCACCGGACCGGACCGACGATGGCAGCCTCTCCAAGAGCTGGAAGCCTGTTGCCTGGCAGTAGTTGAGAATTCGAGATATGATGATCGACGAGCTGAGGTGTTGAAACTTGAGCGGCGGTACGGTGCACCCCATGCaccgatgatgatgatctcttccTCTCTGTCCTGCTGCATGCTAGCTAGGGCAGTGTTGTTGCTCTTACAATTGCTGACTTCGCTGCTGCTGGTGTTCATCTCATTCATCAGTAGGAGTACAGCCATGTTGGGTCTGTTCGGCTGGGCTTATTTTGGCTTCGGTTGATTTATATGGTTGATTTATTGCAAGAGAAAAACATCATTTTCTAGGTGGCTGCAAGCGAACAAGGTCATTAATTCTCTGTTGACCACACCGGGACTCTGCATGCACAAGAGCTATGGACAGATGACTACTTGTCACTCATGCAAGGACCTTagcgccttgtttagatgccaccaaaattctaagtttttttactctctctccatcacatcaatttttagccgcttgcatggagtattaaatgtaggtaaaaaaaataactaattacacagtttagttggaaatcacgagatgaatcttttgagcctagttggtctacgattggacaatatttatcaaataagacgaaagtagtactatttatcgggttgaaattttttcagcatctaaacgaggcaTAGCTAGCAGTAAGTAGCACCGAGCTCGGCGGAGCAGGAAGGTATGGCTTTGTTTTCGGGGTGCCCTGCCCGGGCGCGGCAGGCCCCTTGCATCAATCTTGTCGCGCCACCAAGATATTCAAGTTCCATAATTCACCCTCACAACCTCCTGCGCGCAAATTTATGCCAACATCTTTTCAGGTTTTATGACACAGCAAAAACAATAATTTTTACCACCGTTTAGGGTTCTTTTTTTTACAAAGCAAAATTTTCAAACTCTGACGACTATCGGTATCTGATATTTTATACTGCATGCAGATATCTACATTATATGAAAACCATCTTTGCAATGTAGTAGCAAAATATTGTTTTTAATCAAGATTGTCAATTTTAAAATTATTGTCAATCCAAGTAAAAGAGATGATTTATAAAATCTTGAGTATCtactattttattattttattacagCAGTGTTAATAAATGGCTAGCACTTTAGACAAGGCAGCTTAGTTACCATGATCAAATAAAAGAATATGCACCATCGACTTTAATGATCACCTATGACATTTGGATTATAACAATAAAAAATATCTAGATAAAGAATCCATGTAattaaattaattaataaatactaATTACGATCAAGAAAACTATACTTAAATTACCATGTGGATCAAGAAAGCAAAAAACCTAAACAAAAGAGTCCATATCAAATACAGTTAATATAATAAACAGACAAATTTTGAATAAAGATAATGACAAAACAATATTTTGACGTCTACTTGTATCCAAATAAAGCAAATATGTAATCTAaatataaaacaaatgaaaacaatGTATAGATTAAAAAAATGCTTTACGCTCACGGTGCTAGCAAGTCTCTCTAGATTGGAAAATTAGGATTGGATCTGTTTGAGCCTCAATCTAAGACAAGGTGGACTTAAATATGTAATCTAAATATGCCAAAATTTCTAGGTTGTAACTGCCTTTTTTGGGCTTTAAGGTCCAAATGGAGAGTGACAGAAGACTGAGCCCACCTAACGCACCAATCTTGTAAAACCCTTCTCCCTGGCTAGATATGGCTTCCTATaaacatgtctgtaggacaaagGACATCAACAAAACACATGGATCGGTACGGTGAGGCAAGGTACACAAATTTTAAGTGACATTTTCATGGATCACTACTCTTGTAAAACTTTTCATGCCAATACTTTAAGTCACATTTTCATACCAATGGTACGTAATCAAGCACACAAATGGATGGTGGAGGCCGggattgagagcacactaataatTCGTTGTAACGTACGGGCACTCTTGCTAGtgagaagaaaaacaaaaaactgtaGTGGGCTTGTGAAATTCATTCATATATTATACCACCAGTTGTTGCAAACAAAATATGATTGACATCTTCACACATCTGACTCGAATGACGATTGAACATTTTCACACATCTGAAATTCATTCACATATACCACCAGGGTTTAGGGTTTTGTGCTCATTCAACAAAGATCGACCATGCATGTCACCAGGTGGCTGTCGTTTGGTAAGTCTGAAATGGGATTTGAATTTGAGCCTTAGAGATGTCAAACAGATGTGCCCCTGAGGAGGTGGACTTGAAGGACGTCGGAGCCTGAGTCTGGACTGGCTGGGAGTGGCACGAAGATGCAGGCGTCGGAGACGGCGAGTCCATTGTCCTTGGCAAACTCCGCCCAGCCTCCGCACATCATGGCGTTCTTGGCCGACACCTTCACGCTCACCTGccaccgcttctcctcctccttgctGCCACCGTCACCGTCACCGGCGGCGCAGAGCACGACATCGCACGACGACGTCCAGCCGACGCGGTCGCAGAAGCTCTTGCTCAGGTCCTGACGTATGTGCATGCACAAATTATTAAATAGATCATCAACAATCCAGTATGTACAGCACAGTAGTTGTTACCAATAATCGCAGCTGGTAAGGCCTCTCGATGCGGTGGCAGAGCGTCTCGTTGTCATCGCCGCCGGAGACGACGGTGGTGGCCGTGCTGGGCAACCGCCGCCTCCTCTTGACGCCGCCGGTGCACGGCGCTGCCTCTGGCCGCCGTCGGCTGTTGCCGGACTCCTTGTCGGCCGCGGCCTCTGTCCCTGTCGTCGTCATGTGCTGGTCAACAACTTTATTaggtcctcttcctcctccatcttcatgcCCTCCATTGTCGTCACAACAACAGCCGGAGGCGTCAAACCGGTCGACGGTGAAGTCGAAGACGCCACGGTGCTCGAAGACCAGCAGCTGCCCGGCGGAGACGGCGTTGGCCGAGACGAAGCCGCGCCAGCCGCCGCCCGTGAAGGACACCCGGTGGGCGGCGTCTCGCTGGAGGTCCACGTCCCACGACCTCCCCGTGCGATCCCGCAGCTTGGAGGCGGTGCGCCATGGACACGACACGCCGAGGCTCGCCGCGAACTTGGGCGGCAGGGACTGCATGCATGCGCCATGGATGATGGATGCACGCAGATGCATGTAGATAGATGAATGTTGCTGTGGGTGTTGGTGTGGATCGATCGGACGGAACGTTTCGATACGGATTAAACGTAGTACGTACCAGGCTGATCTCGAAGGAGCCGGGAAGCAGGACCTTGAAGAACTTGtgagggccgccgccgccgcctactcCATTCGACGCCATGGCCGCCGGACCCGGATAATAAGGAAGGAAAACTATGGATGGGATCACGATCAATGGAGGAGGAGGATCCGCCGGATGTGCCTGCCGTAAAAAGTTTGTTACACCGGCCTCCTCCTTAAACTCCGCTTTAATTGATTCCACTGCATGCGTCGTTAGTTGCTTCCACATTTACTTCTACACTGTTTTcataagactatctccaacagccCAAACCCAAACACAAGACCCATTTTAAGGATTGGGTTGGTCACCCACCTAAAATTTTCTTTCTCCAACAGCGAACCCAAAATTAGCCCATCGCTCTTGGGAGAACGGGGATCCCGCGACGCACCACCAACTCTTCTTTCTTCTCCGCCGCCCCACCCCTCCTACTCGGACTAGCACCACCGCCCCACACCTCCCGTCGCGCCGCCGACGGCGCGCATCCGCCTCATCCGCTCCGGCCCTCCCGCCCTGCCTCCCGCGCCATCTCGCCTCTCATCGCCGCCTCGCTCCGTCGTTCCTGGCCGCCGGGCTTCTTCTCCTTCGCCGGCTACGCGcgtgaggagggaggaggagccgcAGCGCGTGGATCCAAGGGCATTGGCGTCCATCCCGTGTGAGAAGGGAGAAGGAGCCAGTGAGATctacttttttcagctcctccatctctcgcagctctctctctctcggtgcGTTTTGCGGAGATTCGTCGGTAGCGACGGAGGGGGAGTCGGGGCTGCTGGACGAGGGAACGAGGCCGGCCGCTCCCCGCCGTGGGCTCGCCTTGCCGAGCCGGTAGCGCCCCGCCACGGTCCTCGCCGTCATCTCGTCCGTGGGCCCACCACTAGGGGCGCAAGATTTTTGCGTCGTCTCTCCTCGATGACGCTTTTTTGCGTTCTGGCTGGCCTCGGATGCAAAAATGGATCCTTTGTCTGGGTCTTCTGTTGGAGCATGTTTTTAGGTATGCAAAGTACTGTGAACCACCTATTTTGTGTTTGGGTTGCGCTGTTGGAGACAACCTAAGTCGACATGAAAAAATCCACTGCATGCATTCAGACGACGCATGcgacttcctcctctctctctctctctgtgtgcgTCTTCCTTCTCTCCCACAGGGCGACCTTATAAAAAGGAGGCCCGAGGGACGGTCGGCCGGATGTACACGCAGTGGTGGAGCCACCGGGGGGCGCGGGGGTAGGATTCATCCGGATGGGAAGTGCCGACGGCGGGTGGGGGGAGGGCTCGGTAACGAATTCGGAGGACTAGGAATATGGGATTAGACGAGGGCGTGGTAGCGGTGGTTTGAGGGCGGCGTGGCGGCGGCAGGCCGGGGAGCTGCTGGGCGGGTTGGTGGGGGAGGTTGGCGGCAGGAGCGGGCTGGTGCTGTTGCATGAGGAAGAGGATATATAGTGCGCGATCTAATCAGGAGTGTTCGTTTCGTATCAATGGCTGTCAATCGTTGCCTAAAAAGAACACAAAAATAAAGGCGCCTCGAGAATAACAATTCCCTTTATGTTCATCCCTATTAATCCCCCATACTTGCATATATGACtgaattttttattatttggcccttttttcgaaagtttctcttaaatagacccctggcggaaataattccagaaatggacccttggctcggcgccagagtgactggcgccgagctcggcgccacggtcactggcgtcgaggtcctgggcacgggaaaatggcctgccaggggctcggcgccagagtgactggcgccgagctcggcgccgtagatcttggcgccgagctcggcgccagtcactatggcgccgagccccctaaATATCTACTGGCCAGTCTTCTTCCCCATCTTGCCCTAGCCGT
The sequence above is drawn from the Miscanthus floridulus cultivar M001 chromosome 15, ASM1932011v1, whole genome shotgun sequence genome and encodes:
- the LOC136506444 gene encoding B3 domain-containing protein Os03g0212300-like, producing the protein MASNGVGGGGGPHKFFKVLLPGSFEISLSLPPKFAASLGVSCPWRTASKLRDRTGRSWDVDLQRDAAHRVSFTGGGWRGFVSANAVSAGQLLVFEHRGVFDFTVDRFDASGCCCDDNGGHEDGGGRGPNKVVDQHMTTTGTEAAADKESGNSRRRPEAAPCTGGVKRRRRLPSTATTVVSGGDDNETLCHRIERPYQLRLLDLSKSFCDRVGWTSSCDVVLCAAGDGDGGSKEEEKRWQVSVKVSAKNAMMCGGWAEFAKDNGLAVSDACIFVPLPASPDSGSDVLQVHLLRGTSV